Proteins encoded by one window of Emticicia oligotrophica DSM 17448:
- a CDS encoding SGNH/GDSL hydrolase family protein produces MKPFLRILAVAFTGLALISSCETQTEDTSPILASNGDAIFSKYIAVGGSLTAGYTNGGLYREGQLTAFPNLIAQQAGVKFEQALFPAGQENGTGYLTTTLSNIAPVFNKVTDKLGVVSTSPFVLSKYASINNNYGVVGLRVADINKAGLGNAKTQGFNPFFERILPVSKEELSYTDFVKESSPSFFTLSLGEQDLLVYAVSGGKIAMTETSSFAINIQKLLDALVVNKAPGILTNLPNILDLPYFNFYSFAELSKNLGVTEIYITAGNGVIRAATANDKILIDAIPNVGKVNAVGQKKGFTAAYPLSNEEVLDKDEINIIAARQNDFNGILKFEAEKRSITLFDLNSLYTKIKNKTYTVNGLTFESSPLTGGFFSLDGINPTPRGSAVIANEIIKVINENYKNSLKTTIPTLDVSKFEGLKIK; encoded by the coding sequence ATGAAACCCTTTCTAAGAATACTTGCTGTTGCTTTTACTGGTTTAGCATTAATTAGTAGCTGCGAAACCCAAACAGAAGATACCAGTCCTATTTTAGCGAGTAATGGAGATGCTATTTTCTCTAAGTATATAGCTGTTGGTGGTTCGCTCACAGCTGGTTATACCAATGGCGGCTTATATCGTGAAGGACAACTCACCGCTTTTCCTAATCTAATTGCTCAACAAGCTGGAGTAAAGTTTGAGCAAGCTCTTTTTCCTGCAGGTCAAGAAAACGGAACAGGTTATTTAACTACAACATTGAGTAACATCGCTCCTGTATTTAATAAAGTTACAGATAAGTTAGGTGTGGTAAGCACTTCTCCATTTGTTTTAAGTAAATATGCAAGTATTAATAATAATTATGGGGTTGTAGGTTTGCGTGTAGCTGATATCAACAAAGCTGGTTTAGGAAATGCCAAAACTCAAGGATTTAACCCATTTTTTGAGCGAATTTTACCAGTGAGTAAGGAAGAACTATCTTATACTGATTTCGTTAAAGAAAGTAGCCCAAGTTTTTTTACGCTGAGTTTGGGTGAGCAAGATTTGTTAGTTTATGCGGTTTCGGGTGGTAAAATTGCCATGACAGAAACCTCGTCTTTTGCTATCAATATTCAAAAATTGCTCGATGCTTTGGTTGTTAATAAGGCTCCAGGTATTCTAACCAATCTTCCAAATATTCTTGATTTACCCTATTTCAACTTTTACTCGTTTGCTGAATTATCTAAAAATTTAGGGGTAACAGAAATATATATTACTGCGGGTAATGGGGTTATTAGAGCGGCCACAGCCAATGATAAAATCTTAATAGATGCCATTCCGAATGTAGGAAAAGTAAATGCCGTAGGTCAGAAAAAAGGCTTCACGGCGGCATATCCGCTAAGTAACGAGGAAGTGTTAGATAAAGATGAAATAAATATTATTGCTGCACGTCAGAATGATTTTAATGGAATTCTAAAATTTGAGGCAGAAAAGCGGTCAATTACACTTTTTGATTTGAATAGCTTATATACGAAAATCAAAAACAAAACTTATACCGTCAATGGCTTGACATTTGAAAGTTCTCCGCTAACTGGAGGTTTTTTTAGTCTTGATGGTATCAATCCAACACCAAGAGGCTCGGCTGTCATTGCCAACGAAATTATCAAGGTTATCAACGAAAATTATAAAAATTCGCTCAAAACCACAATTCCTACGCTTGATGTTAGTAAATTTGAAGGTTTAAAAATCAAATGA
- a CDS encoding carotenoid biosynthesis protein, giving the protein MIAVKHKPFIYLLTSMYVAGIIGLNLDVTATLFKFLTPFNLLASLGILLYFHNEWNRSFVIFIVVAFLVGYFVEVVGVNTGLIFGHYRYDTTLGFKILETPPLIGVNWLLLVYCVGSSFCRVNKPLYFKVLYGALLMTMFDYLAEPIAIRLEMWSWFGQLPPLQNYIGWFLVSAFLLTLFHWLPFRKDNKIALVLLILQICFFGIQSLLF; this is encoded by the coding sequence ATGATAGCAGTGAAACATAAACCATTCATTTATCTTCTAACTTCCATGTACGTGGCAGGCATTATAGGGTTAAATCTTGATGTAACCGCTACGCTTTTTAAGTTTCTGACTCCTTTTAATCTCTTGGCCTCTTTAGGTATTTTGCTTTATTTTCATAATGAATGGAATCGGAGTTTCGTTATTTTTATTGTAGTAGCTTTCTTGGTGGGCTATTTCGTTGAAGTGGTTGGTGTAAATACGGGCTTGATTTTTGGGCATTATCGCTATGATACAACCCTTGGGTTTAAAATATTAGAAACCCCGCCATTGATTGGTGTTAACTGGCTACTTTTGGTTTATTGTGTGGGTAGTTCGTTTTGTCGGGTCAATAAGCCGCTTTACTTTAAAGTCCTTTACGGAGCTTTACTCATGACAATGTTCGATTATTTGGCTGAACCCATCGCAATTCGTTTAGAAATGTGGTCGTGGTTTGGGCAATTACCACCCTTACAAAATTATATTGGTTGGTTTTTGGTATCTGCTTTTTTACTGACACTTTTCCATTGGTTACCTTTTCGTAAAGATAATAAGATTGCACTTGTGCTACTTATTCTACAAATTTGCTTTTTCGGAATTCAAAGTTTATTGTTTTAA
- a CDS encoding FAD-binding domain-containing protein, translated as MNIVWFKRDLRLSDHAALKAAIEDGESFLMLYIWEPNIMADSHYSPRHWNFVQQSLNDLNRQLSEANPLLRITILQGNAKEIFHAIHQKYQLKKVFSYEETGLRITYDRDKELSLFFKETAIEWREFQTNGVVRKLKNRDNWAEYWKAQMQKPWDVPNWTKLRGDCLVFDESNEIYKRFLPNDYLLKDANNFQPGGETYAHRYLQSFLSERAKNYSKHISKPLESRKGCSRLSPYIAWGNLSIRQVYQYAQNAKKKVAHRRDLDNFISRLHWHCHFIQKFEMEDRMEFENLNRGYDDIERIDNEYFIERWQSGLTGYPLIDACMRCVCQTGYLNFRMRAMVVSFLTHQLFQHWKTGAVFLAQQFLDFEVGIHYPQFQMQAGVTGMNTVRMYNPVKQSQDHDPNGIFIKTWVKELENCPENFIHEPWKMTPMEQELYNFRLGENYPFPIIDLEEASKKAKEQIWGIRKQQLVRVENKRILNKQVVRNRKR; from the coding sequence ATGAACATTGTTTGGTTTAAAAGAGATTTACGCCTCAGCGACCACGCTGCTTTGAAAGCCGCTATTGAAGATGGCGAGTCGTTTTTGATGCTCTACATCTGGGAACCAAACATCATGGCTGATTCACATTATAGTCCACGGCATTGGAATTTTGTTCAGCAATCGCTCAACGACCTCAATCGGCAATTATCAGAAGCCAATCCACTTCTTCGAATTACGATTTTACAAGGTAATGCTAAGGAAATATTTCATGCAATTCATCAAAAATATCAGCTTAAAAAGGTTTTCTCTTACGAAGAAACTGGGCTTCGGATTACTTATGACCGAGATAAAGAATTGAGTCTGTTTTTTAAGGAAACTGCTATTGAATGGCGGGAATTTCAAACGAATGGGGTAGTCCGTAAACTGAAGAATCGAGATAATTGGGCTGAATATTGGAAAGCACAAATGCAAAAACCTTGGGATGTGCCAAATTGGACAAAACTAAGAGGTGATTGCTTAGTCTTTGATGAATCCAATGAAATTTACAAGCGTTTCTTGCCAAACGATTATTTGCTGAAAGATGCTAATAATTTTCAGCCGGGAGGAGAAACTTATGCTCATCGTTATCTGCAAAGTTTTTTGAGCGAACGAGCTAAAAATTATTCAAAACATATTTCAAAACCGCTCGAAAGTCGAAAAGGATGTAGCCGTCTTTCTCCTTATATCGCTTGGGGAAATTTGTCGATTCGACAGGTATATCAATATGCACAAAATGCCAAGAAGAAAGTCGCTCATCGAAGAGATTTAGATAACTTTATTTCACGACTTCACTGGCATTGCCATTTCATTCAAAAATTTGAGATGGAAGACCGAATGGAGTTTGAAAACTTAAATCGAGGCTATGATGATATAGAGAGGATTGATAATGAGTATTTTATAGAAAGGTGGCAAAGTGGGCTTACGGGGTATCCGCTTATAGATGCCTGTATGCGATGTGTATGCCAAACTGGTTACCTAAACTTCCGAATGAGAGCAATGGTCGTTTCTTTTCTAACCCATCAACTTTTCCAACATTGGAAAACGGGTGCAGTATTCTTGGCTCAACAGTTTCTTGATTTTGAAGTGGGTATTCATTATCCTCAGTTTCAAATGCAAGCGGGCGTAACAGGCATGAATACCGTAAGAATGTATAACCCTGTGAAGCAATCGCAGGACCATGACCCTAATGGTATCTTTATAAAAACATGGGTTAAAGAACTCGAAAATTGCCCCGAAAACTTTATTCATGAACCATGGAAAATGACTCCAATGGAACAAGAATTATATAATTTCAGGTTGGGAGAAAATTATCCTTTTCCAATAATTGATTTAGAAGAGGCATCCAAAAAAGCCAAAGAGCAAATTTGGGGAATTAGAAAACAGCAATTAGTTCGAGTCGAAAATAAACGAATTTTAAATAAACAGGTTGTAAGAAATAGGAAAAGGTAA
- a CDS encoding M23 family metallopeptidase, producing MKKIQLIILLLIFQSSLFAQNILPQEDYWETQLTPLIEVNDMLRLIYNDPFKETFLNAIPAGYPMNKSVNINSFYGVRNHPIHKVLLFHRGIDLKGATGEKAIATGDGDVIEVGFKTDLGNYIKIKHCYGFESIYGHLNKILVKKGHHVKRMQIIGEVGATGTVSGPHLHYTLKKNNQYIDPFDFLFMDFERGKIGMLR from the coding sequence ATGAAGAAAATACAACTTATTATACTTTTGCTGATTTTCCAAAGTAGTCTTTTTGCTCAAAATATTTTACCACAAGAAGATTATTGGGAAACCCAACTTACCCCATTGATTGAAGTAAATGATATGCTTAGACTCATTTACAACGACCCTTTCAAAGAAACTTTCTTAAATGCCATTCCGGCAGGTTATCCGATGAATAAATCGGTTAATATTAATTCGTTTTACGGTGTCAGAAATCATCCTATACATAAAGTTTTGCTTTTCCATAGAGGTATCGACCTCAAAGGGGCAACTGGTGAAAAAGCCATTGCCACCGGTGATGGTGATGTAATTGAAGTAGGTTTCAAGACCGATTTGGGCAATTATATCAAAATCAAACACTGCTATGGTTTTGAGTCGATTTACGGCCACCTAAATAAAATATTGGTAAAAAAGGGACACCACGTGAAGAGAATGCAGATAATTGGCGAAGTAGGAGCGACAGGTACGGTTTCAGGACCACATTTACACTATACTTTAAAGAAAAATAATCAATATATAGACCCCTTCGATTTTCTGTTTATGGATTTTGAACGAGGTAAGATTGGTATGTTGAGATAA
- a CDS encoding ThuA domain-containing protein, with amino-acid sequence MNKTYFFSLFLIFALAFGASAQKKKVIRTLIVDGQNNHVQWPKITFMMKKYLEETSRFKVDVKRTKYTWEGEEFIKSFPIEGVGETEALKKSQIDPDFKPDFSKYDLVICNFGWNAAPWPEETQKNFEKFMQKGGGLVVIHAADNSFPQWIDYNKMIGIGGWGDRTEKDGPYVYYNDEGKLIRDTTPGRAGSHGPQHEYIVETRNAEHPIMKGMPTKWLHTKDELYDRLRGPAENMDVLATAYSSKEQKGTGRHEPILMALNYGKGRIFHTPMGHIDYSVECVGFITCLLRGSEWAATGKVTFPIPQDFPTAEKSSSRAFK; translated from the coding sequence ATGAACAAAACGTATTTTTTCTCTTTATTTTTGATATTTGCTCTTGCTTTTGGGGCATCGGCTCAAAAAAAGAAAGTTATTCGAACGCTTATTGTTGATGGCCAAAATAATCACGTACAGTGGCCTAAAATAACGTTTATGATGAAAAAGTATTTGGAGGAAACGAGTCGATTTAAAGTAGATGTAAAACGTACTAAATATACTTGGGAAGGAGAGGAGTTTATCAAAAGCTTTCCAATTGAAGGCGTTGGCGAAACAGAAGCTTTGAAGAAATCTCAAATTGACCCAGATTTCAAACCAGATTTCTCAAAATATGATTTGGTAATCTGTAATTTTGGTTGGAATGCTGCTCCCTGGCCAGAAGAAACGCAAAAGAATTTTGAAAAATTCATGCAAAAAGGTGGAGGCTTAGTGGTTATTCATGCCGCCGATAATTCATTTCCTCAATGGATAGACTATAACAAAATGATTGGCATAGGAGGTTGGGGCGACCGCACAGAAAAAGATGGACCTTATGTGTATTACAACGATGAAGGTAAACTTATTAGAGATACAACCCCAGGCAGAGCGGGTTCGCATGGCCCACAACACGAATACATAGTTGAGACTCGCAATGCCGAACACCCAATTATGAAAGGAATGCCAACAAAGTGGTTACATACTAAAGATGAGTTATATGACCGTCTGAGAGGACCAGCCGAAAATATGGACGTTTTAGCAACGGCTTATTCATCGAAGGAGCAAAAAGGTACTGGACGCCACGAGCCAATTTTAATGGCACTCAATTATGGTAAAGGACGCATTTTTCATACTCCAATGGGTCACATTGATTACTCAGTGGAGTGTGTAGGCTTTATCACTTGCCTATTGAGAGGCTCAGAGTGGGCAGCAACTGGAAAGGTAACTTTCCCGATTCCACAAGATTTCCCAACGGCCGAAAAATCAAGTAGTAGAGCTTTTAAGTAA
- a CDS encoding glycoside hydrolase family 3 N-terminal domain-containing protein encodes MLYKTRKILLLAIIGSFYAFLTSFISPQKTPIDFLTRQERWADSLLSTMSLDEKVGQLFMIATFSNRTETYYQQVENNIATYHLGGLIFFQGGPYRQARLTNRYQQISRIPLLIGIDAEWGLGMRLDSVIEFPKQITLGAIQDNTYIEKFGEEVGRQCKRLGIHVNFAPSVDVNTNPKNPIINYRSFGELQDNVAEKGAMYIKGMKKYHVMGSAKHFPGHGDTDQDSHRTLPWVSQTLSRLNDIELMPFRRLIADSVAMVMTGHLFVPALESKTNTPTSISRKVVTEIIKEQMGFQGITVTDALNMRGITAGLQAGEPELLAFLAGNDILLQSGNLPAAFNRIKAAVESGQIQMTDLDARVKKILKAKFWSGLNNYKPIEMAGLGTDLNSAQAQDLKAELFEQAVTIIKNQDNLLPFVNLDTTSFASVAISAESGNEFQKMLSQYANFKHFAIPYKPAADKDVAWVLEEASKYKVVVVSVHDMNSRADRNYGVSPATISFINQLRNKTKVVVVGFGNPYGMKLYDGVPNLVCGYEDEIASQRVVPQVLFGALPAKGKLPVSVTYEQKVGNGIQTERIGRVSFGPPERVGMNSKKLDEIEQIVQQGISNRAFPGCQVLVARQGKVVYSKNFGTLRYGVYEPVNDQTLYDIASMTKVSATLQAVMLLNERGAIDLNEKASTYLPELKQTNKEAMLVSDILMHQAGLVAFIPFWEKTKTGPTFKADYYSFAKDSLNLQVADNLFIKPAIRDSVWRWVQQSKLINIYDKSGGYRYTYSDLGLIILQKMVERITNQPLEEFVEQNVYEPLGMTSTLYNPLSRFPKANIAPTEQDAIFRASQIQGTVHDPNAALLGGVAGHAGLFSNVNDLVKLYQMNLQKGYYGGRQIFFSTTVPHFARNYTQRSHRGLGWDKPEVGDDKPVVASDASPKTFGHTGFTGTAVWVDPERELVFIFLSNRVYQSSANNKINTLKIRKRIHEIINASIVQ; translated from the coding sequence GTGCTTTACAAAACCAGAAAAATACTTTTGCTGGCTATTATAGGTAGCTTTTACGCGTTTCTTACTTCGTTTATTTCGCCTCAAAAGACCCCAATAGATTTCCTTACTAGACAAGAACGCTGGGCTGATAGTCTGCTTTCAACGATGAGTCTCGACGAAAAAGTTGGACAGTTATTTATGATTGCTACTTTTTCAAACCGTACGGAAACTTACTATCAACAAGTAGAAAATAATATTGCCACCTACCATTTGGGAGGATTGATTTTCTTTCAAGGTGGACCTTATCGTCAGGCACGTTTAACCAATCGTTATCAACAAATTTCCCGAATCCCATTATTAATAGGTATTGATGCCGAATGGGGCTTGGGTATGAGACTTGATAGTGTGATTGAGTTTCCGAAACAAATTACACTTGGTGCTATTCAGGATAATACTTACATCGAAAAATTTGGCGAAGAAGTTGGCCGCCAATGTAAACGTTTGGGTATTCACGTAAATTTTGCACCCTCAGTAGATGTTAATACAAACCCTAAGAATCCGATTATTAATTACCGTTCATTTGGGGAATTACAAGATAATGTAGCCGAAAAAGGGGCTATGTATATCAAAGGAATGAAAAAGTACCATGTGATGGGAAGTGCGAAGCATTTTCCGGGGCATGGCGATACTGACCAAGATTCGCACCGCACCTTACCTTGGGTAAGCCAAACACTCAGCCGCCTAAACGATATTGAGTTGATGCCTTTTCGTCGTTTGATTGCCGATAGTGTGGCAATGGTAATGACTGGGCATTTGTTTGTTCCTGCCCTCGAATCAAAAACTAATACCCCCACTTCTATTTCTCGAAAAGTGGTTACAGAAATTATAAAAGAACAAATGGGTTTTCAGGGCATTACGGTTACAGATGCCCTCAATATGCGTGGAATTACAGCTGGTTTACAAGCAGGAGAGCCTGAATTACTTGCCTTTTTAGCAGGAAATGATATTTTGTTGCAATCAGGAAATTTGCCCGCTGCCTTTAACCGAATCAAAGCTGCGGTTGAGAGTGGACAAATTCAAATGACTGATTTAGATGCACGCGTGAAGAAAATCTTAAAGGCAAAATTTTGGTCAGGTTTGAATAATTACAAACCTATCGAAATGGCTGGTTTGGGCACAGATTTGAATAGTGCCCAAGCCCAAGATTTAAAAGCAGAGTTATTTGAACAGGCAGTAACAATTATCAAGAATCAAGATAATTTATTACCTTTTGTCAATCTCGATACCACTAGTTTTGCCTCGGTTGCCATTAGTGCCGAATCGGGTAATGAGTTTCAAAAAATGTTAAGTCAATATGCTAATTTTAAGCATTTTGCAATTCCATACAAACCTGCTGCTGATAAAGATGTAGCTTGGGTTTTAGAAGAAGCTTCGAAGTATAAGGTGGTGGTAGTAAGTGTACACGACATGAATAGTCGAGCTGATAGAAATTACGGTGTTTCGCCCGCCACTATTTCGTTTATCAATCAACTTCGAAACAAAACAAAAGTAGTTGTGGTAGGTTTTGGAAATCCATACGGAATGAAACTCTACGATGGTGTTCCGAATTTAGTTTGTGGTTATGAAGATGAAATTGCTTCGCAGCGAGTTGTTCCACAGGTATTATTTGGGGCATTGCCAGCCAAAGGAAAATTGCCAGTTTCAGTAACTTATGAGCAAAAAGTTGGGAATGGCATACAAACCGAACGCATCGGGCGTGTTTCGTTTGGGCCTCCCGAACGAGTTGGTATGAACTCAAAAAAATTAGATGAAATCGAACAGATTGTGCAACAAGGCATTAGCAATCGTGCATTTCCGGGGTGTCAGGTTTTAGTAGCAAGACAAGGAAAAGTAGTTTACAGCAAAAATTTTGGGACACTTCGCTATGGTGTGTATGAGCCCGTCAATGACCAAACCTTGTATGACATTGCTTCAATGACAAAGGTTTCGGCCACGCTCCAAGCCGTGATGTTGCTCAATGAACGTGGTGCAATTGATTTAAACGAAAAAGCTTCTACTTATCTTCCAGAGTTAAAACAAACCAATAAAGAAGCCATGTTGGTTTCAGATATTCTGATGCACCAAGCAGGATTAGTGGCCTTTATTCCGTTTTGGGAAAAAACAAAAACGGGGCCTACTTTTAAAGCCGATTATTATAGTTTTGCTAAAGATAGTTTAAACTTACAAGTAGCTGATAATCTGTTTATTAAGCCTGCAATTAGAGATTCTGTCTGGCGATGGGTACAGCAATCGAAACTTATCAATATATATGATAAATCAGGTGGATACCGCTATACTTACAGCGATTTAGGGCTAATTATTCTACAAAAAATGGTTGAGCGAATCACTAACCAGCCATTAGAAGAATTCGTTGAGCAAAATGTATATGAGCCTTTAGGAATGACTTCAACACTTTATAATCCACTTAGTAGATTTCCCAAAGCAAATATTGCTCCAACCGAACAAGATGCAATTTTTAGGGCTTCGCAGATACAAGGAACCGTACATGACCCCAACGCAGCTTTGTTGGGGGGAGTGGCCGGCCATGCTGGGCTTTTTAGCAATGTGAATGATTTGGTGAAACTTTATCAAATGAACTTACAGAAAGGCTATTATGGTGGGAGACAGATTTTTTTTTCGACAACAGTGCCACATTTTGCCAGAAATTATACGCAGCGTAGTCACCGAGGTTTAGGTTGGGATAAACCCGAAGTAGGTGATGATAAGCCCGTAGTAGCAAGTGATGCTTCACCTAAAACATTTGGCCATACAGGTTTCACAGGTACAGCAGTTTGGGTTGACCCCGAGCGAGAATTAGTGTTTATTTTTCTCTCAAACCGTGTGTATCAAAGTTCTGCCAACAACAAAATCAATACATTGAAAATTCGTAAGCGTATCCATGAGATAATCAACGCTTCTATTGTTCAATAA